Below is a genomic region from Acidobacteriota bacterium.
AGGAGCGCCGGCCGCGCCGCCGGAAGAGCGCCCGGGTGCCGCCGCGAAAGACACGGGCGTAGAGAGGCCGATCATCATCAACCTGGATCTGGCGTTGTTGCAGATCCACCCTGCAGAAACCATGACTCTGTTGGCTCCGAAAGTGCAGGTCTTGTTGGGACATTCGGCCACCATCCAGACAGGTGCGAAAACTACCGACGAACGGACTGAATCGAGGGAGTACCGGCTCACCATCCGGCCCGCCAGGATTCTGTCCGATGGCATCGAGCTGCAGTTTCAATGGACCATGAAGATCGGGACAACTACCAATACCGGCAAGGCCGCGGCGACGGTGCGCAATCTGGAAAAGGCGGTCGTCAACCTGTTCGAGGATCGGAGACGCAACATCAAATATGCCATCCAGGTGGTCCCACTGGTGGAAAACGTGCAACCGGCGGGAGCGTATCCGAAGCCCTTGCACGAGTTGCGCATCACGGGCGGCATGCTGCTTCTGAACGACCGTCGGGTGTGGGGCGGATCCGGCTCCAACGGTTCCGCACGGAGCGACCAGGAAGGTGCCGTTCACTTCGAAATCCTGACGAAACAGTTCGGCCGCTTCCGGTTGTTTTTCCGTCCCGCCGGCAAGACGGACCTGATGGGGACCGTCAAAGGCAACATCATCCGTTTCGACTATTTGGACAACCTGTTCGAATTAGTCTCGCGGGACGACTTTCTCGACGGCGGCCCATGGAAGGTGTGGATCCAGCACGATCCGGATGTCTTCACGTACCCGGCGCGAGGTTCGGGATCGCGGGGCCCGGTGGGACCCGATTGGAGCGTGGTGGAAGCCAGCGTGGGGGTCGGAGCCGGTGGCGGTCCCGACTGGTGATCCCGATCAGCTGTCATCCGGCTGTGCCGAAGTGGGGCGGATCGGTTGCCGGGGCTGCCGGACGGACTATCGGATTCATGCCGTTGTCAGGGTCCGATGATTTCATTGAGCCCGTCCACGACCTGGGCGATCTCCTCGGGCTTTGCTTTCCCGAGCCGGTTCCCGATTCGTTCGACCGCCAACGTCCGGATCTGGCTGATCTTGACCCAGGACCGCTTCGGCAGGCCTTTCGACTCGAGCTCCAGTGTCAGCGGGAAACCCGCTCGCTGCGGCTGACCCGTGATCGCAACGGCGATCACCGTACCCGAACGCTCGTTGAACACATCGTGACTCAGAATCAGGACCGGCCGCTGCCCGGCCTGTTCATTCCCTCGCCCCGGGTTCAAATCCGCCCACCGAATATCGCCCCTCAGTATTCCGGCCATCGCCTCAACTCCTCCGACAGTCCCTCCTCCGCCAGGGCCTTTTCAAAACTCGGATCCAGCTTGCCGCTCTCGCGCGCCAGCCGGTTCTGATCGACGCGCTCCAGCTTCTCCTTCACCGCGACTTGGATCGCCTGGCTGCGATTGCGGAACACGGCTTGTTTCACCAGATGATCCAGCCGCCGAAGGAGCGCTTCATCGATGGTGATGGCCACTTTAGATCGTCCCATGTCGCACCTCCGGGTATGACGATATATCATACCTGAATATCTGTCAAGTACGGCCCGATGATCGAACCCTGACCATTCGACGAATGCGTCGAACCGCAGGCTTTCGCAATTTTACGCAACAATGCAGTCAACGCCGGGCCACGGCATCCTGCCACGGGTGTGCGTCGTCGAACGCGCGCGACGAAACACCGCCGCCGGTTCGCGCTCGTCCGGAGCGCGTCACCTCCCCGATTGACAGCGGCGGTGACCCCGAAGTACTGTGGTAGGGCATTCAATCGACACCCCAAGGAGCGCCCCATGTCCCGCATCGTGTGCCAGCCAGTCTCATGATCCGACGAAATTGGATCGCCCTGCTGTTGCTCGCCGTCGGTGGCGGTTTGCTGTGCGCCGTCACGCCCGAAACCGCCGCCAACCCGTGGCCGGCCATCCGCCGGGCGCGGGTGGAGCGGCTGCTCCCGGCGGCGATGCAGGCCGCCGGCGCCGACGCCTGGGTGGTCATCTGCCGCGAGAAC
It encodes:
- a CDS encoding ribbon-helix-helix protein, CopG family, coding for MGRSKVAITIDEALLRRLDHLVKQAVFRNRSQAIQVAVKEKLERVDQNRLARESGKLDPSFEKALAEEGLSEELRRWPEY
- a CDS encoding type II toxin-antitoxin system PemK/MazF family toxin; amino-acid sequence: MAGILRGDIRWADLNPGRGNEQAGQRPVLILSHDVFNERSGTVIAVAITGQPQRAGFPLTLELESKGLPKRSWVKISQIRTLAVERIGNRLGKAKPEEIAQVVDGLNEIIGP